TGATATTAGCTGTCGCagcaatattttatttttgttctttagaTTTTTTTGCACACCTAACAAAATACAAACAGAGACGATCAACTTCTCTCCCTTCTTCCCCCGTGATAGGCGTCTCTGGTGTTAAGGAAACTGGAAGCATATGAAGATGATCCTGCAGTTGGATGCATAATGCTGAAGGTGAAAATGACAaatcacgctctctctctctcagtttcCTGTTGGGTGCTAGGAAACATAAATCTTTTTcttggaattatttattttatggacAAACCTGCCGACTTCAGCAATATGCTTTGCATGTGATTTAATGCACTGATGGAAGAATTTCATCAGGGGAATGGTAGGGCCTTCTGTGCTGGAGGCGATGTCATGAGAGTGATCTGCACAGCTATggcaggttctctctctctctctctctaggtttTTTCTAACCATTTACGCTCCCTTTTTTCACCTTTTATATACTTTTAATTAATGCCCCgttaaatatggaaaaaaaaaaaaaaaccataggaCATTGGAGCTTGGGTTCAAGATTCTACGGTCTTCAGCTCATCTTAGATTATCTACTGGCCACTTACACAAAACCTGTGGTGAGTCCCAACTCTACATAACAAAGTATAGGCACATGCCCTACTTCttcattcatcatcatcatcatcatccatgccgaaaatagaaatatttttatacacATCACATTCCAACGATGGTGCTTgtgttgaaataaaataattattcactATATTAGAGGAACTAAGACGACTTCATTGACTCGCTACTTTCTTTCTATATGTTTATTATCCATGTATGAAGGTTGCTCTAGTTGATGGAATTGTGATGGGTGGAGGAGCTGGGCTATCAATGCAAGCGACGTTTTGCGTCGTCACCGAAAACACGGTATTGGTCGTGGAATCTCTTATTTTCTTACTAACTAGTTGAAAAGGAGCACGACATATGTGTgtaatacaaatatatatatgtttatattttgctcatcattttttttttaaaaaattattttgagccATATATTTCATTGATTGACTTGTGAAAATATGCATAGGTATTTGCTATGCCGGAAGCATCAATAGGTTTATTTCCAGATGTCGGCGCATCAAAGTTCCTCTCTAAGCTTCCTGGTGCTTTTGGTGAACTTTCTCAgacacaaaaataataaacaagatTAATACacattttttgttagttttatctTTGGTGATTTTATTCATAGACACACATATACTcgtaaaatcaaattttaaatcaatgCTTTTGATTTTTCGAGATATTATTTCTCCTCAACAATAAAGTGGAATGCATTTGATCTAACTCCATAGGAGAATATTTGGCGCTTACTGGTGCACGGCTGAATGGTGGCGAAATGCTAGCTTGTGGTCTCGCATCTCATTTTGTGCTCTccaaggtaattttttttttttcatttttatatagACTATTTTCTCGAGTAATTCTCATTAATTTGTTATGAGATAGGATTAATTAATTTGtccattgttttctttttaattataccTCCACAGACTCACTTAGGTCAATATTCCGTAGTTAGCTTGGTCTTAATTCCATAAGATTAGTACACAATTTTTACTGTATTTTACTTCCATTTTTATTATACATTATATAtttaaatcactaatttcatCTGTAAAACCCTAattatcatctctctctctctctctctctctctctctctctctaataaaGGCTCCTCGTTTGTGGGTTTCAGGAGCTTCCATTACTGGAAAAAGCTATGTGCGAGGAGGCACCTTTAAGCAAATCAACCGTCTTGgatttattaaacaaatttgcGCATAACCCAAATATGAATGAAAATAGCATTTTCAGGAGGTAATTTTCCCGAGCTTCCAATTTCTCACCCACAGATGTTAGTATTATTAATGGCAAATTATCACATTAGCCATTTGGTTGAGACAGATTGGAGATCATCAACAGATGCTTCTCGAGACCCACCGTCGAAGAGATATTCTCGTCACTGGTAATAAACTCGCGATTAAAAAAGCAATTAACCTAGCCCGCATTTTCGCTTCCTGCTTTGTCTTTTAAATCGAACAATTTTTTTGCAGGAAAATGAGATTGAAAATAATGGAGCAGAGAAATGGATCGAAGATGCCATGAGGTCCATGAGATCAGCCTCCCCAACAAGCCTCAAGATAACTTTGAAATCGGTAGTGATAGTGGAGATTAgcttaatttaattaattttccagGAGTGAGTTTTACTTCATATCAATGAAAGTTAATCGAGATTAAATTTCGGGACCGCAGATTAGAAAGGGACGGACGCAAGACCTCGAGCAATGCCTTACTCACGAATACACTGTCTTCTGCAACATGTTGCGAGGATCCATAAACAGAGATTTCTTTGAGGTCgctttgaaattaaatttattttatttattccacgtttaattttttatttttgtcggGAATTATGCAATGTCTTAATATATCCTGCATCTTTTTCAGGGTTCAAGAGCGATCCTATTTGACAAGGACAAAAAGGCCAAGGCATGCTATTCTAATATTGATTAATTAGCGCATTATCTTTAAATATGtgaatattaattaattatatttgttttttaaaaaatttctaaaaaattccCCCCCTTCGTTTCCTTGGAGAAAAATGCAGTGGGACCCACCGAAGCTGGAACTGGTAGCTGATGGGATGGTGGACAAGTTCTTCACGAGCCTTGATGGGGTCGACCCGGATTGGGTCAACCTACGGCTCCCGATCCGGTTGGGCCAGACCCGGTCGCGTGCGAGGCTCTGAGGGGAACGTCATGTGCGGAAGGGACCTGTCGCTCCTCTCG
This Eucalyptus grandis isolate ANBG69807.140 chromosome 7, ASM1654582v1, whole genome shotgun sequence DNA region includes the following protein-coding sequences:
- the LOC104455781 gene encoding probable 3-hydroxyisobutyryl-CoA hydrolase 2; translated protein: MKVALVDGIVMGGGAGLSMQATFCVVTENTVFAMPEASIGLFPDVGASKFLSKLPGAFGEYLALTGARLNGGEMLACGLASHFVLSKELPLLEKAMCEEAPLSKSTVLDLLNKFAHNPNMNENSIFRRLEIINRCFSRPTVEEIFSSLENEIENNGAEKWIEDAMRSMRSASPTSLKITLKSIRKGRTQDLEQCLTHEYTVFCNMLRGSINRDFFEGSRAILFDKDKKAKWDPPKLELVADGMVDKFFTSLDGVDPDWVNLRLPIRLGQTRSRARL